Proteins encoded together in one candidate division WOR-3 bacterium window:
- the lgt gene encoding prolipoprotein diacylglyceryl transferase, translating into MAEVFPVLLRLGNFQLYSYGVMLFISFILGIAIVESRAKRFGVDPKKITDLALWVLLAVVLGARLFYVAFHWEEFRYNLIDTIKFWGNPPGLSGLMFYGGFLGGFVAGLLYVWRNHLPVVKLLDAVAPAVVLGEGFTRIGCFLNGCCFGKPTDSFLGVIFPPNSAAGAQFPGQPIYPTQLFSSFAGFVLFGIALFLERRKLKPGVLFSIILILYSLFRFGIDFVRFYENEANFWGNQIVALGLTLIGLVLLVIFLRRK; encoded by the coding sequence ATGGCTGAGGTGTTTCCAGTGCTTTTAAGATTGGGCAACTTTCAACTTTATTCTTACGGTGTGATGCTCTTTATCTCTTTTATCCTGGGCATCGCAATTGTCGAAAGTCGGGCAAAGCGGTTTGGTGTTGACCCAAAGAAAATAACCGATTTGGCTTTGTGGGTGCTTCTGGCGGTGGTTTTGGGGGCGCGACTTTTTTATGTGGCGTTTCACTGGGAGGAGTTCCGTTACAATCTGATTGATACGATTAAGTTTTGGGGTAACCCACCCGGACTTTCTGGCTTGATGTTTTACGGTGGATTTCTCGGCGGATTTGTTGCCGGGTTGCTGTATGTCTGGCGCAATCACCTGCCGGTAGTGAAACTGCTTGATGCGGTAGCACCCGCGGTAGTGCTCGGTGAGGGGTTTACAAGGATTGGATGTTTTCTCAATGGTTGTTGTTTTGGCAAGCCTACCGATTCGTTCCTCGGCGTGATTTTTCCTCCCAACTCAGCAGCCGGTGCCCAGTTTCCGGGGCAACCGATTTATCCCACCCAGCTGTTTTCTTCTTTTGCCGGGTTTGTTCTTTTTGGAATTGCCCTATTTCTGGAACGACGAAAACTCAAGCCCGGTGTTTTGTTTTCGATTATATTGATTCTGTATTCGCTTTTCCGGTTCGGAATTGATTTTGTTCGTTTTTACGAGAACGAGGCAAATTTCTGGGGTAATCAGATTGTCGCATTAGGTTTGACGCTAATCGGGCTGGTTCTTCTCGTTATCTTCCTGCGCCGCAAATGA
- the selA gene encoding L-seryl-tRNA(Sec) selenium transferase translates to MGLTEQEKKERLRQLPAVEKVMGDERLSAVITGLHPRLAKWLIRRYLEEVRAEILNGKEAQFDIEVLRLRLAENHKPSLVRAINGLGVVLHTGLGRAPLARVAQQALIDVSENFCTLEINRRDGRRGSRYRHIEPLLCELTGAEAAMVVNNNCAATLLILSTIARDKEVVVSRGQLIEIGGSFRIPDVMRQSGCRMVEVGTTNRTHLRDYENAITPETAAILRVHTSNYRIVGFTKEVGLAELVALGRKHQIPVIDDLGSGALVDLSKYGLPKEPVVGESIALGADVVCFSGDKLIGAGQAGIIVGKKVLIERMKKNPLTRALRCDKLTYAVLERTLELFLDEERVIREHALFQVILKPLAQMEEGARALLVRIKDRLKDKAEFAIRPTKAEVGGGSLATETLDSIALTVKPKGISVDELAKRLRFYSIPVFARVANEELYLDFRTIRSDEVSIVGDALIWALTKGDG, encoded by the coding sequence ATGGGATTAACTGAGCAAGAAAAAAAGGAACGGTTGCGCCAGTTGCCGGCGGTGGAAAAGGTTATGGGCGATGAGAGGTTGTCAGCGGTTATTACCGGGTTGCATCCGCGACTGGCAAAATGGTTAATCCGGCGTTATCTGGAGGAGGTGCGGGCAGAAATTCTCAACGGAAAAGAGGCGCAGTTTGACATTGAAGTGTTGCGGCTCAGGTTGGCGGAGAACCATAAACCCAGTCTGGTCCGGGCAATAAATGGGTTGGGCGTGGTGTTACACACCGGGCTGGGCCGAGCACCTCTTGCCCGGGTGGCACAGCAGGCGTTGATTGATGTCAGTGAAAATTTTTGCACCCTGGAGATCAATCGCAGAGACGGGAGGCGAGGAAGTAGATATCGCCATATTGAACCGCTGCTTTGTGAACTGACCGGAGCCGAGGCGGCAATGGTGGTGAACAACAACTGCGCGGCGACTTTGCTTATTCTCTCCACGATTGCCCGGGACAAAGAGGTTGTTGTGTCTCGGGGGCAGTTGATTGAAATTGGTGGTTCGTTTCGAATCCCCGATGTGATGCGCCAGAGCGGGTGCCGAATGGTAGAGGTGGGGACAACCAATCGCACCCATCTGCGGGATTATGAAAATGCCATTACCCCGGAAACAGCAGCGATTTTAAGGGTGCACACCTCGAATTACCGCATTGTTGGTTTTACCAAGGAGGTTGGGTTGGCGGAACTGGTAGCGCTGGGGCGGAAGCATCAAATCCCGGTAATAGATGACTTAGGTTCGGGCGCTTTAGTTGACCTTTCTAAATACGGCTTACCGAAAGAACCGGTGGTTGGGGAGTCAATTGCGCTCGGCGCTGATGTTGTTTGTTTCTCAGGTGATAAACTTATTGGTGCCGGTCAGGCAGGCATCATTGTTGGTAAAAAGGTGTTGATTGAGCGGATGAAGAAAAATCCGCTTACCCGGGCACTGCGCTGTGACAAACTGACCTATGCGGTGCTGGAAAGAACATTAGAACTTTTTCTTGATGAAGAACGGGTAATTCGAGAACATGCTCTGTTTCAGGTCATTTTAAAGCCGCTTGCGCAGATGGAAGAGGGGGCGCGGGCGCTTCTGGTGCGAATAAAGGATAGGTTAAAAGATAAAGCGGAGTTTGCCATTCGACCGACAAAGGCGGAAGTCGGAGGCGGCTCGCTGGCGACAGAGACGCTTGATTCAATCGCCCTGACAGTTAAACCAAAAGGAATATCGGTTGATGAACTGGCAAAGAGGCTGCGGTTTTACTCGATACCGGTTTTTGCCCGGGTGGCAAACGAGGAACTGTACCTTGACTTCCGCACAATCCGGAGCGACGAGGTTTCAATTGTTGGCGATGCCCTTATCTGGGCGCTGACGAAGGGAGATGGCTGA